In Halopelagius inordinatus, a single genomic region encodes these proteins:
- a CDS encoding phosphoribosylaminoimidazolesuccinocarboxamide synthase produces MTSVKEFRVEETPTPDELGRGRFVFTDQYSVFDWGEMPDHVGGKGASLCTMGAHNFELLDVNHVPTHYVGVIEDGEVRELGECKRPPTEMAIELTQVPDLPFLGDGAYDYDAYREAAGENYLIPLEIVFRNTVPVGSSLRTRGSPREYGLDSTEWPDEAVELPEPVVEFSTKYEERDRYLDREEADRIAGAADVDRLEELALAVNHILNGRAERGGFVHEDGKIECLYHEGTIKVADVVGTFDENRFSYDGQEVSKEVVRQYYKRADPEWVEAVSEAKSRADAEGVADWRSLCERDPDPLPADVLDAVSEMYAAGTNAYTGAEWFDAPDIADAVERVRSL; encoded by the coding sequence ATGACCAGCGTGAAGGAGTTCCGAGTCGAGGAGACGCCGACGCCCGACGAACTCGGACGGGGGCGGTTCGTCTTCACCGACCAGTACTCCGTGTTCGACTGGGGAGAGATGCCCGACCACGTCGGTGGGAAGGGCGCGTCCCTCTGTACGATGGGCGCGCACAACTTCGAACTCCTCGACGTGAACCACGTTCCGACGCACTACGTGGGCGTAATCGAAGACGGCGAGGTGAGAGAACTCGGCGAGTGCAAGCGGCCGCCGACGGAGATGGCTATCGAACTCACGCAGGTGCCCGACCTGCCGTTCCTCGGAGACGGTGCGTACGACTACGACGCCTACCGCGAGGCGGCGGGCGAGAACTACCTGATTCCGCTCGAAATCGTCTTCCGCAACACCGTCCCCGTCGGGTCGAGTCTCCGCACGCGAGGGTCGCCCCGAGAGTACGGCCTCGATTCGACCGAATGGCCCGACGAGGCGGTCGAACTCCCCGAACCGGTCGTCGAGTTCTCCACCAAGTACGAAGAGAGAGACCGCTATCTGGACCGCGAGGAGGCGGACCGAATCGCCGGTGCCGCCGACGTCGACCGACTCGAAGAACTCGCTCTCGCCGTCAACCACATCCTCAACGGCCGCGCGGAACGCGGCGGGTTCGTCCACGAAGACGGGAAGATAGAGTGTCTGTACCACGAGGGGACGATCAAAGTCGCGGACGTGGTCGGAACATTCGACGAGAACCGCTTTTCCTACGACGGTCAGGAGGTGTCGAAAGAGGTCGTCCGCCAGTACTACAAGCGCGCGGACCCCGAGTGGGTCGAAGCCGTCTCCGAGGCGAAGTCGCGCGCCGACGCCGAGGGCGTCGCCGACTGGCGGTCGCTCTGCGAACGCGACCCCGACCCCTTGCCGGCGGACGTCCTCGACGCGGTTTCGGAGATGTACGCCGCCGGGACGAACGCCTACACGGGCGCGGAGTGGTTCGACGCGCCAGACATCGCCGACGCCGTCGAACGCGTCCGAAGCCTCTGA
- a CDS encoding archaeosine biosynthesis radical SAM protein RaSEA: MSKPSPEVYERGKGMDAHNQVMREIRSRKDKTYDPHEPTRVWIDEDNTPDGVKQSLTIILNTGGCRWARAGGCTMCGYVAESVEGGSVAHEALMDQIRVCLDHEEENAEGPSELIKIYTSGSFLDEREVGAETRAAIGEAFADRERIVVESLPDFVEREKLEDFTGVGLETDVAVGLETATDRVRHDCVNKYFDFSDFEDACEEAAAAAAGVKAYLLMKPPFLSESEALEDMKSSVRRCAAVENCHTVSMNPTNVQSYTMVDELFFNGGYRPPWLWSVAEVLESTADVDAIVVSDPVGHGSDRGPHNCGDCDDIVQKAIKDFDLRQDPSVFEQVSCDCEDTWAVVLEEETSYSMPLTR, from the coding sequence ATGAGTAAGCCGAGCCCCGAAGTGTACGAACGGGGGAAGGGCATGGACGCCCACAATCAGGTGATGCGCGAGATACGGTCGCGCAAGGACAAGACGTACGACCCGCACGAACCGACGCGCGTCTGGATAGACGAGGACAACACGCCGGACGGCGTCAAACAGTCGCTCACTATCATCCTCAACACCGGCGGCTGTCGGTGGGCGCGCGCCGGAGGGTGTACGATGTGCGGGTACGTCGCCGAGTCCGTCGAGGGTGGCAGCGTCGCCCACGAGGCGCTGATGGACCAGATTCGGGTCTGTCTCGACCACGAGGAGGAGAACGCCGAGGGGCCGTCCGAACTGATCAAAATCTACACCTCGGGGTCGTTCCTCGACGAACGCGAAGTCGGCGCGGAGACGCGCGCGGCCATCGGCGAGGCGTTCGCCGACAGAGAGCGAATCGTCGTCGAGTCGCTTCCGGACTTCGTCGAACGCGAGAAACTCGAAGACTTCACCGGCGTCGGCTTGGAGACGGACGTGGCCGTCGGTTTGGAGACGGCGACGGACCGAGTGCGCCACGACTGCGTGAACAAGTACTTCGACTTCTCGGACTTCGAGGACGCCTGCGAGGAGGCCGCCGCCGCCGCCGCGGGCGTGAAGGCGTACCTCCTGATGAAGCCGCCGTTCCTCTCGGAGTCGGAAGCTCTCGAAGACATGAAATCCTCGGTCCGTCGCTGTGCGGCGGTGGAGAACTGCCACACCGTCTCGATGAACCCGACGAACGTCCAGAGTTACACGATGGTCGACGAACTCTTCTTCAACGGCGGCTACCGCCCGCCGTGGCTCTGGTCGGTCGCGGAGGTGCTCGAATCGACCGCCGACGTCGACGCCATCGTCGTTTCGGACCCCGTCGGCCACGGGTCGGACCGCGGCCCGCACAACTGCGGTGACTGCGACGATATCGTCCAGAAGGCCATCAAGGACTTCGACCTGCGGCAGGACCCCTCGGTGTTCGAGCAGGTGTCCTGCGACTGCGAGGACACGTGGGCCGTCGTCCTCGAAGAGGAGACGAGTTACTCGATGCCGTTGACGCGGTGA
- a CDS encoding SIR2 family NAD-dependent protein deacylase, producing MDDELAEVADALAAADSAAVMTGAGVSTASGIPSFRGEDGIWNDEFDPDDVGIDRFRADPDGFWRDRLQLHERMYADDPEPNAAHDALVRLEERGVIDAVVTQNTDGLHDDAGTGRLIELHGNASRAACVSCDATVPAEEAFEAVRADETPRCPACDGLMKPDVVLFGEELPYHPFDAARRMARESDLFIVVGSSLTVDPAASLPEEASRFGGELAVVNLGATEKDRLAHHVVRDDATTALPALAEMVEARLAAKRSA from the coding sequence ATGGATGATGAGTTAGCCGAGGTTGCGGACGCGTTGGCGGCCGCCGACAGTGCGGCCGTGATGACGGGTGCGGGTGTTAGCACGGCGTCTGGCATCCCCTCGTTCCGCGGAGAAGACGGCATCTGGAACGACGAGTTCGACCCGGACGACGTCGGCATCGACCGATTCAGAGCCGACCCGGACGGCTTCTGGCGGGACCGACTCCAGTTACACGAACGGATGTACGCCGACGACCCGGAACCGAACGCGGCGCACGACGCACTCGTCCGACTCGAAGAACGGGGCGTCATAGACGCCGTCGTGACGCAGAACACCGACGGCTTGCACGACGACGCGGGCACCGGACGCCTCATCGAACTCCACGGCAACGCCTCGCGGGCGGCCTGCGTCTCGTGCGACGCGACGGTGCCCGCCGAGGAGGCGTTCGAGGCGGTTCGGGCGGACGAGACGCCGCGGTGTCCCGCCTGCGACGGCCTCATGAAGCCGGACGTGGTGCTGTTCGGCGAGGAACTCCCCTACCACCCGTTCGACGCCGCGCGTCGGATGGCCCGCGAGAGCGACCTGTTTATCGTCGTCGGGTCGTCTCTGACCGTAGACCCCGCCGCGTCGCTTCCCGAGGAAGCGTCGCGGTTCGGCGGCGAACTCGCCGTCGTCAACCTCGGAGCGACCGAAAAAGACCGACTCGCCCACCACGTCGTCCGCGACGACGCGACGACGGCGCTTCCGGCACTCGCCGAGATGGTCGAAGCGAGACTGGCCGCAAAGCGGTCGGCCTGA
- a CDS encoding formyltetrahydrofolate deformylase — protein MTDLTEITVIGDDKTGLIANVTTLLFERGINVEDLDQAVRDGIFRMTLHADTSEMVCTRETLRETLSELGDELGVDVQVRFPSDRETKQIAVLTTKESHCLEAMFEAWTNGELGADISVVVGNRDSLEPLASQYDVPFHDIGDEKGTPDEDELLDILEQYDVDLIVLARYMRILGPNVVFRYEDRIINIHPSLLPAFPGAAAYRQAKEEGVRIAGVTAHYVTTDLDQGPIITQRAFDVPDDASVEEIKRLGQPLEADALIEAVRLHLDDAVSVHRGRTSIREEADASGYQLGTTPEAREANPDRPVDGLGDALADASEAGETAADGATPDPSDD, from the coding sequence ATGACCGACCTGACCGAGATTACCGTCATCGGAGACGACAAGACTGGACTCATCGCGAACGTCACCACCCTGCTGTTCGAGCGCGGAATCAACGTCGAGGACCTGGACCAGGCGGTGCGAGACGGCATCTTCCGGATGACGCTCCACGCGGACACCTCGGAGATGGTCTGCACGCGAGAGACGCTCCGCGAGACGCTCTCGGAACTCGGCGACGAACTCGGCGTCGACGTGCAGGTGCGCTTTCCCTCGGACCGCGAGACCAAACAGATCGCCGTCCTCACGACCAAAGAGTCGCACTGTCTCGAAGCCATGTTCGAGGCGTGGACGAACGGCGAACTCGGCGCGGACATCTCCGTCGTCGTCGGCAACCGCGACTCCCTCGAACCCCTCGCCTCGCAGTACGACGTGCCGTTCCACGACATCGGCGACGAGAAGGGAACGCCCGACGAGGACGAACTGCTCGACATCCTCGAACAGTACGACGTCGACCTGATAGTGCTCGCGCGGTACATGCGAATCCTCGGACCGAACGTCGTGTTCCGCTACGAGGACCGCATCATCAACATCCACCCCTCGCTTTTGCCCGCCTTCCCCGGCGCGGCCGCCTACCGGCAGGCCAAAGAGGAGGGCGTCCGCATCGCGGGCGTCACCGCCCACTACGTGACGACGGATTTGGACCAAGGCCCCATCATCACCCAACGGGCGTTCGACGTGCCGGACGACGCGAGCGTCGAGGAGATAAAGCGACTCGGCCAACCGCTGGAAGCGGACGCGCTCATCGAAGCGGTTCGGCTCCACCTCGACGACGCTGTCAGCGTCCACCGCGGGCGGACCAGTATCCGCGAGGAGGCCGACGCGTCGGGCTACCAACTCGGGACGACGCCGGAAGCCCGCGAGGCGAACCCGGACCGACCCGTCGACGGACTCGGCGACGCACTCGCCGACGCGTCCGAGGCGGGCGAGACGGCGGCCGACGGAGCGACGCCCGACCCCTCGGACGACTGA
- the purQ gene encoding phosphoribosylformylglycinamidine synthase I produces MTVAVVQFGGSNCDRDAVAALSHLGIDAERAWHEDGLPDDVTGIVLPGGFSYGDYLRAGAMAARSPIMEEVRAAADDGVPVLGVCNGAQIGSESGLTDGAFTTNESARFQCEPVFLRVENADTPWTAAYEEGDVIELPIAHGEGRFETSDDRYETLEADDRVLFRYCDADGNVTEAANPNGSRGNVAGILGERDTVAVLMPHPERASLPDLGGSTDGQGVLRGFEDA; encoded by the coding sequence ATGACGGTGGCTGTCGTCCAGTTCGGCGGGTCGAACTGCGACAGAGACGCCGTGGCCGCCCTCTCGCATCTCGGCATCGACGCCGAACGCGCGTGGCACGAGGACGGCCTCCCGGACGACGTGACCGGTATCGTCCTCCCCGGCGGGTTCTCCTACGGCGACTACCTCCGCGCGGGTGCGATGGCGGCGCGGTCGCCGATCATGGAGGAAGTCCGGGCGGCCGCGGACGACGGCGTCCCCGTTCTCGGCGTCTGCAACGGCGCGCAGATAGGCTCCGAGTCCGGTCTCACCGACGGCGCGTTCACCACGAACGAGAGCGCCCGCTTCCAGTGTGAACCCGTCTTCCTCCGCGTCGAGAACGCCGACACGCCGTGGACCGCGGCGTACGAGGAGGGCGACGTGATAGAACTGCCCATCGCGCACGGCGAAGGTCGCTTCGAGACGAGCGACGACCGCTACGAGACGCTGGAAGCCGACGACCGCGTCCTCTTTCGCTACTGCGACGCCGACGGCAACGTCACCGAAGCGGCGAATCCGAACGGCTCTCGCGGCAACGTGGCGGGCATCCTCGGCGAACGCGACACCGTCGCCGTGCTGATGCCGCACCCAGAGCGCGCGTCTCTTCCCGACCTGGGGGGAAGCACCGACGGTCAGGGCGTCCTCCGCGGTTTCGAAGACGCGTAA
- the purS gene encoding phosphoribosylformylglycinamidine synthase subunit PurS, whose amino-acid sequence MTTYTATVTVRLKRGVLDPEAETTKRALERLGFELETLRSADQFEVDLDAPSADEAADRADEMAERLLANPTIHDYEVEVAEA is encoded by the coding sequence ATGACGACCTACACCGCGACGGTGACGGTCCGCCTGAAGCGAGGCGTCCTCGACCCGGAGGCCGAAACCACGAAGCGCGCGCTGGAGCGACTCGGCTTCGAGTTGGAGACGCTCCGTTCGGCGGACCAGTTCGAAGTCGACCTCGACGCTCCCTCGGCGGACGAGGCGGCCGACCGCGCCGACGAGATGGCGGAGCGACTGCTGGCGAACCCCACGATTCACGACTACGAGGTCGAGGTGGCGGAAGCGTAG
- a CDS encoding DUF5518 domain-containing protein, translating into MSTDPTIETEWSDVGTDDAGTGFWVSALLGALVSIVASFVPFSPVLGGGVAGYLYRGTREEGVKVGAVSGAIAAVPIVAVLTLVFAGLGLFTVIENAFAGTLLFVALLGISVSVTLLLSAGLSALGGYVGVYLREETDGGEPPRARDAPGEEADRERSSA; encoded by the coding sequence ATGAGCACAGACCCTACGATAGAAACGGAGTGGTCAGACGTCGGCACCGACGACGCGGGAACCGGATTTTGGGTGAGCGCGCTTCTCGGCGCACTCGTCAGCATCGTCGCGTCGTTCGTCCCGTTCTCGCCCGTCCTCGGCGGGGGCGTCGCGGGCTATCTCTACCGCGGAACCCGCGAGGAGGGCGTGAAAGTCGGCGCCGTCTCGGGAGCCATCGCCGCCGTCCCCATCGTGGCGGTTCTGACCCTGGTGTTCGCCGGACTCGGACTGTTCACCGTCATAGAGAACGCCTTCGCCGGGACGCTGCTTTTCGTCGCACTCTTGGGCATCTCCGTCTCGGTGACGCTTCTGCTCTCGGCGGGGCTTTCTGCGCTCGGCGGATACGTCGGCGTCTACCTCCGCGAGGAGACGGACGGCGGCGAACCGCCGCGGGCGAGAGACGCACCCGGCGAGGAGGCCGACAGAGAGCGCTCGTCCGCGTGA
- a CDS encoding outer membrane protein assembly factor BamB family protein, whose amino-acid sequence MCPLSRRRALAAVGSAAAFGTAGCLGLRDRYVPRTHERDADLSGDDGPWPTLGHDARRTASVAGTGPDANARVTRLTEANRFPDRQVVVGSDVLLFVVRRWRENDRDDELFSGVVAVDREGSERWRLRTEPDVGVPTAVGNTVFVEESNLTRAVDAETGVVNWRYRRGYGFPHVSPAVRDGRVYVGGRRFLALDAATGERLWRTDEEMPAVQTCSATAGRVVASNGYAENGGGLFCLDAADGSVRWEADVAPTHDPAAVGERRCFSVDDEGALSAVSTADGSVQWTRARAADGDRSRYEQPVLADGVVLVGGANAPLRAFDRETGETAWTAGPADERHYAPVVAADGVYGVTREGTVYEVGVEGTERWRRSLDRTVTSAPSLAEGALYFGSRTGERVERWQGGFDRFGP is encoded by the coding sequence GTGTGTCCGCTATCCCGCCGCCGCGCCCTCGCCGCCGTCGGAAGCGCCGCCGCTTTCGGGACCGCGGGCTGTCTCGGCCTGCGCGACCGCTACGTCCCACGCACGCACGAACGAGACGCCGACCTGTCGGGCGACGACGGCCCCTGGCCGACGCTGGGTCACGACGCCCGCCGGACAGCGTCGGTCGCCGGGACCGGACCGGACGCGAACGCGCGAGTGACGCGCCTGACCGAAGCGAATCGGTTCCCCGACCGTCAGGTCGTCGTCGGTTCGGACGTCCTCCTGTTCGTCGTCCGGCGGTGGCGGGAAAACGACCGAGACGACGAACTGTTCTCGGGCGTCGTCGCGGTGGACCGCGAGGGGTCGGAACGGTGGCGTCTCCGCACCGAACCGGACGTGGGAGTGCCGACGGCCGTCGGAAACACCGTGTTCGTAGAGGAGAGCAACCTGACTCGCGCCGTCGACGCCGAGACGGGCGTAGTGAACTGGCGCTACCGGCGCGGCTACGGTTTCCCTCACGTCTCGCCCGCCGTCCGCGACGGGCGCGTCTACGTCGGCGGCCGTCGGTTCCTCGCACTCGACGCCGCGACCGGCGAGCGTCTGTGGCGGACGGACGAGGAGATGCCCGCCGTACAGACGTGTTCGGCGACGGCGGGCCGCGTCGTCGCCTCGAACGGGTACGCCGAGAACGGCGGCGGCCTGTTTTGTCTCGACGCCGCCGACGGGAGCGTCCGGTGGGAAGCGGACGTAGCCCCGACCCACGACCCCGCGGCGGTAGGGGAGAGACGGTGTTTCTCGGTGGACGACGAGGGCGCTCTCTCGGCGGTTTCGACGGCCGATGGGAGCGTGCAGTGGACGCGGGCGCGGGCCGCAGACGGCGACCGCTCCCGGTACGAGCAACCCGTCCTCGCCGACGGAGTCGTCCTCGTCGGTGGGGCGAACGCACCGCTCCGCGCGTTCGACCGCGAGACGGGCGAGACGGCGTGGACCGCCGGTCCCGCCGACGAACGCCACTACGCGCCCGTCGTCGCCGCCGACGGTGTCTACGGCGTCACGCGGGAAGGGACCGTCTACGAAGTCGGGGTCGAAGGGACCGAGCGGTGGCGTCGGTCGCTGGACCGGACGGTGACGAGTGCGCCATCGCTCGCCGAGGGTGCGCTCTACTTCGGAAGTCGAACCGGGGAGCGCGTCGAAAGGTGGCAGGGCGGATTCGACCGCTTCGGCCCCTGA